Below is a window of Cytobacillus firmus DNA.
TCGGCAGTGCTGGCATGGAGCGAAATATTTCCATCCAATATTGATTCTTCTGCTGTCAGTGAAGCAGAAAGCCTTGTGAACCGTTCTGTCCGTTATCAGGAAGGTCTGGAGGAAAGCTTTAAGCTTTTCGAAAATATCATGAAATGGGCAAAGGAAAAAGGCGTCCTGATGGGTGAGCGATTTGAATGGATGGTCCGTGAGCTCCTTGATTTGGATTCCGGCCACTTGCTGATTGCCGGTGCAGCATCAAATGGAAAATCATCTTTTGTGAACACTCTTCTCGGTGAAGAGCTGATGGGGGATTCAACCTCTGCTTCAGTGCTGTTCAAGGATAGTGATGAAGCGGAAATCCATGCTATTACGGACGAGGAGGTCAGAAGCATTTCTGATCTTGAGGATTTTAGGCAAAGTGCAGAGAAAAGCCAGCAGACGCTCATACGCTGCAAGATGCCATTCAGCTTTTTACAGAATAATAGACTCGCTGTCATAGATACGCCGGGTCTTGCGGGGCAGAGCAAGTTCAGAAATGGTGTGTTCCAATACCTCCATTTCGCTGACAGCATGCTATTTGTCCTGAATGCGGATTCCCCTTTGACAGATAAAGAGCTGGATCTTGCTGTAAAAATGCGAGAGCAGGCTCCGGAACTGCCTATTCATTTCCTTCTCAGTAAAATGGATCGGATTCCGGACAGTCAGGATGCCATTGAGCTTCTTGACGAAACTCAGTCCCGTGTTCATACCTATTTCCCGAAAGCAAAGGTGTTTGCTTTCTCCGCCTATTATGAAAGCGAAAGCCAGCTCAATGATTTAGCCGTCTTTATCAAGTCGATGATCGATGGACAGAACCGGAAAGAAGAGCGTACAGCAAAGGTTCTTTACTATATAAAAAAATCCATCAAATTCCTGCTTGAAAAACGTGTTGAGATGGAAAACAGCTTGATTGATACGATTAAATGGAATGAAGAGATGGTGACAAAACTGAAGGGTGCCAAGAATCAGCTGATGGATATGGAGGAAGAGAAGGTCCGGACGATTAAAAGATCGTACAGCAAGATTAAAGATGAAATGAGAGCGGATCTTGAGAAGCAGATTCCGGAACTGCTTCGGAATTGTTCAGAAATGGTGACAGAAGACAGTGATTTTGGAAAAATCCATACTGAACTTAATGATGAAATGAATAATCGGGTACATCAATATATTGAAGATACGGTTTTGCCGGAGTTTCATGTTTCCATACAAGATTGGATTGCGGAAAGTGAAGGAGAGTTCAGAAGCAGCCAGGCATATTTGGATGAAATCAGCCAAGGCTTCAATGAGCTATACAGCGAGGAGAAAATCGCGCTGGACTGCGATTTCAGAGTCCTGGATGACTGGCGACGCGACGCTGACCGGATGACGCGCGGGAGTGTTCAGCTAGAAAAGGCCAATATTCTAAACCGCTTTTCACCATCGCAGTTCCTGCTCAAGAGTGCAGGAAAACTGCTTGGGGCGATTCAGCAGAATAAAACCATGCTCCATAATAAATATAAACAGTTCATTGAGCATGAAGACTATAGCGAAATCGCAGAATTCATCACCGATAAATTCATGCAGCAATTTGAACTCTTCGAGAAATCGCTTGAGCGGGATATTAAGATGTTCTTCAGAAATCCGTTTGACGTATTGAATCATACAGTTGAAGAGACATATACGAACATTGCGGAAAATAAAGAAGCATTAAGCGATATGCGCAAAAATCCAGAGATTTACCAGGATCCTCTTACACTATTTGACCTGAAGCTCCGCCAGTTTGAATGGATGACTTCAGCAGGGGACAGAGTTAAGGAATATCGTTGAACATTGGGAAGGAGTAATCCTTCCTCTTTTTTATGTTTAAAACTTATTTTTTTCACTGAGTTGATTGGAGCGGAAGGTGCGAGATCCTCGAAAATACTATTCATTTTCTTCGTGCGTTGTTTATTAAAGGAAGCTTATTCAAAGTCTGCGGGAGTAGCGGGACAGGACAGGTGAGACCCCACAGACGCACAGCATCGAGGAGGCTCACCGCCCGCACCGCGGGTTTGCTGAGTGCCTGCAGCGGAAATCAACGGGCTGAATACTTAGGCTAAAAACAAAAATTTTTATAAAAAAGGCGAAATACAGGTTTGACCTCTAACATATAAGGGTAAAGAAGCTGGTCTATTAAAACCTTAATCTCATAAAGCATGAACATGCAAAGAAAAATGATGAAGAAAAATCGGGGGAAAGAAGGAGAGAACAGGTGAGCTTTAAAAGAAAGCAAATGATGGGATTGGGCTTAACCGTATTTTTTTTGTTTATTCTAATGTTTGTCATTCTGTCTATGGTAAACGGAATGAAAGCAAACATGCTGGAAATTGTGGAGGATCGATACTATAAGGTAAATCAGGCTACAGAGATCAGACAGCTATTTTACCAGACAGACCAGCAGCTGCTAAGTGTGCTCACCGATAAAGTCTCAAGCGATTCAGCCATGACGGCTGAATTGGTGAAAGCCAACCATGAGGGGATACAAACCCGAATATTTAATTTAGAACAAGAATTAAATAGACAAAAATCCAAATTGCTTTTAAAAGAAGTGGAGCAGGCATATGAATCATATGCCCAGATGCAAAACAGCTTCATTGGATTAATGAGTAATGGTGATATGGACTCTTTGGAAGCGCTATACAGAAGTGAGAGAGAAAACCGAAACGCACTGCTGAACAAGCTGGCTGAATTTAAAGAGTATCAGGAATCCCTTATGGCGGAATCGCTGAATGGTGCAAATGACACGTACAGCCAGTTAGTATCTACTTTGGTTGCTGCGGTTGCAATAGCAATTGTTTTAATCGTTGGAGTGACGGTTTGGGTGATCAAAAGCACAGGCAGAACCATCAGTTTAATTACAAAAGGGATTAAGGATATTGATTATCAGGATCTTTCTTCCATTTCAAGGCTGAATGTCGAATCCAATGACGAAATCGGCAATATTGCGAAAGCCTTTAATTCTATGGCTGATTCCCTTGAGAATTATTACGTGAAAGAACAGCGCTATTCGGCTGAAATCAGTGAGCAAAACTGGATCCAAAGCCAGTCTGCTGCATTAGTAAGCATCTATAGCCAGCATGTGACTATAGCCAATTTGGCAGATGATTTTATATCAAGGCTGGCACCTGCCGCCGGAGCTGATCTTGGAGTCATTTATGTGAAAGATGACAACGGAAGCAAACCTGTATTTAAGAAGCAGGCTGCGTATGCAGATGGAGCGGATGATGCAGGAAGAGACTTTTTCTATGAGGGGGAAGGTTTAGCAGGGCAAACTGTCAGGGATAAGAAAACAATCTTCCTCGAGGATGTTCCTGAGGATTACAAAGTCTTATCAACTGGTTTGGGAGATGTCAGGCCGAAAAGCATCATGATGGCTCCCGTTATGCTAAAGGACGAGGTAGTGGCAGTATTGGAACTGGCGAGTTTGAGGCCGTTCACTGAAGCTCAGATCAAACTATTGGAAAAAGTAATAGAAACATTAGGAATAGCCATTACGAATATTTCCGGAAGAATGGAGATTGAACGCTTACTGGCCGAATCCCAGGCACAGACAGAGGAACTGCAGGCACAGGCTGAAGAGCTGCAATCCCAGTCTGAGGAGCTGCAGGCGCAATCTGAAGAAATGCAGAGTCAATCCGAAGAGCTGCGTATGATTAATGAGCAGCTTGAAGAGCGCTCAAGAGATGCTGAAATGAAATCCGAAGAACTTCAGGCTGCCAAGGAAGAACTGGAGGAAAAAGCAAAACAGCTGGGTCTAAGCTCAAAATACAAATCAGAGTTCCTGGCAAATATGTCCCACGAGCTGCGCACGCCTCTTAACAGCATCCTGCTTTTATCAGAAATGCTGGCAGAAGACCCGGATCAAATCCTTACTGAGGAGCAGAAAGAGTTTTCCAAGGTTATACATACATCTGGACAGGATTTACTTGCCCTCATTAACGATATTCTCGACCTTTCAAAAGTAGAGGTAGGGAAACTGGAAATCAGCTTTGAGGAAGTCAATATGGGAGAAATGTCTCAGCGTCTGAAACAGCATTTTACACAGGTGGCAAGGCATAAAAATCTTGAATTTACTGTAAGCTCTTCGGAAGAAGTTCTTTCTGTATTCAATACCGATGAGCAGCGTCTGCAGCAAATTGTGAAAAACCTCCTTTCAAATGCATTTAAGTTTACGGAAGAAGGTTCAGTAGCAGTCACGTTTGAAAAAGCTTCAAAAGGCGATTTCTTTGGCTTGCCGTTATCCAGCTATACAAATGACTGGCTGAAAATAACAGTGCTCGACACAGGTATTGGCATTCCGTCCGAGAAGCAGGAGCTGATTTTTGAAGCCTTCCAGCAGGCTGATGGCGCCACAATGAGGAAATATGGCGGAACGGGCCTGGGATTGTCCATCTCCAAGGAATTTGCCCAGCTGCTCGGCGGTATCTGCAAAGTGGAGAGTGAAGAAGGAAAAGGAAGCCGGTTTACACTCGTTATCCCGAATCTTCCAAACGGAATGCCTGAAATAGAGGCCGGTTCGCTGGCTTTCGAAGAAGCTGCTGTAACCGCTGAACCTGTTCCGGAAGTGTCTGAGGCAGCTGAAACGCAAGCTGCTGAAGGAGATGCTGAAATAGAGCATCAGCATACAGGTACGGAGCTTAAAGACAAAACGGTCATTGTTGTAGATGATGACCACAGAAATATTTATGCGCTGAAAAATGCTTTGAAAAAAGAAGGCATGAATGTCCTTACAGCAGAAAACGGGATGCAGTGCCTCGATTTGATAATGGGTACAGAACAGATTGATATTGTTCTGATGGATATTATGATGCCGGTTATGGATGGTTATGAAACCATGAAGAGGCTTCGCGGGCTGGACAGGCACCAGGATGTTCCAATCATTGCCCTTACTGCCAAGGCGATGAAAGGCGATAGGGAAAAGTGCATGGACGCGGGTGCTACGGATTATATCAGCAAGCCTTTAAAACTGGACCAGCTGCTGTCCGTTATGAGAGTATGGCTTTCATAGATGGCAGGGAGGACCAGTCCGGACAACATACGGACATCGCTAATATTATTTTGTTCTCGAAAGTTGAGGAATGAAGGAATTGAAAAAGGAAGAATTAGAAATAGAATTGCTTTTAAAGGCCATTTATAGTTTATCCGGATATGATTTCCGGCAATATATGCGCTCGTCTATTGCCAGGAGAATTCAAGCTCGTCTTAGCAGGGATCGGCTGCCCAGCATAACAAGCCTCACAGAAAAGGTTATACATGAAGAGGGGTACCTGCAAAAGGTACTGAGCGATTTTTCAATCAATGTGACAGAAATGTTCCGGGACCCTTCATTTTTTAAGGCTTTTCGAAATGAGGTTGTCCCGATGCTCAGAGAATTGCCGGAGATCAGAATTTGGCATGCAGGCTGTTCGACTGGGGAAGAAGCCTACTCCATGTCTATTTTGATGGAAGAAGAGGGGCTGGGGGAACGAACGAAGATTTACGCCACAGACATCAATGAAAAGGTGCTTAAAAAGGCAGAGAGCGGAATAATCCCTCTGCAAAAAATGCAGCTCTATACAAAGAACTACATTATGGCAGGCGGAAAAAAATCCTTTTCTGAATACTACACAACCGATTGTGAAGCGGCTTATTTGAATGCATCCCTGCTTGATCGAATGGTTTTTGCCCAGCATAATCTGGTGACTGATGGCTCCTTTAATGAGTTTCATGTGATTATGTGCCGCAATGTGATGATCTATTTTAATACAGACCTGCAAAGCCACGTTTTTAATCTTTTTAATGAAAGCCTCAGCATGGGAGGATTTCTGGGGCTTGGCAGCAAGGAAGCGCTGCGGATGGAATACCCTGTATTCGAAGAAATCAACCTGCAGGAAAAGATTTTCAGGAAGGTTTCTCATGTAAAATAAAAACAGAGTGCGGTCCCTATTTTGGAGGGACTGCACTCTGTTTTTATGTAAGAAATATTATGTATTCATCCTAATCTGCCTGAATAAGAACAATACACATATCATCATCAGCGCTTGCCTGCTGCTGCTTAGTCAGTATCATATCGATTGGCTCTGCTGTTCTGGCTGCATTCCAGTGAAAGGATGCGAAGCGCTGAAGATACTCACATGGATTGAGATTATTCTGCTCTACCGCTTCTTCCACCCCGTCTGTAAACAAGAGCAGCTGAATGGACTCTGTATAGGGAATAGTTTCTTTTTGTATCGTAATATCTTCGAAAAAACCCACTGCACACATATTGCTTGATAAGCTGAACATTTCATCTTTGTCTACAAGTGCATATCCGGCTGGATGTCCGGCGTTTACATACTCGATTGTTTTGTCTTTTTTATTTAGAACGAGGTAAATAGCTGTAAAATAGTATGGAATTCGCTGATTGCGCTGGTTTAGGGAATTCATCCACCGATTTAGTTCGTTCATGACGTATTCAGGATCACTGCATGTTCTGATGGCATCTCTGAGAACAGAAGAGATAAACATACATACAAGAGAAGCTGAAATTCCGTGGCCCATCATATCCAGCTGTATGGCAGCATAGCGATGTTCATCTATCTGGTGCCAGTAATACATATCTCCTGCAAGTTTGTTGGCTGGCAGGTAGGAAGCCTTTAACAGTGTATGTTCGTGATAAATCGGTTCGCTCAGCATGCTGGTTTGTACCTGCATGGATAAATCCAATTCATTCCTGATTTTATTTTCCTGCTCCTTATGCCAGTCCTTCTCATATTTAAGCCTTAAGGCAGCACGAATGCGGGCAAGCAGTTCCGTCTTATTAATGGGCTTCATTACATAATCGGTCCCGCCCGCATCAAGAGCTTCTGCAACTTTATTTGAGTCCTCCAATGCAGTTACAAAAATCACCGGGATATCCTTCAAATGTGGAATCTGCTGAAGCCGGCGGCATGCTTCAATTCCATCCATCTCCGGCATCATTATATCCATCAGGATCACGTCTGCTTTTATATCAGCTGAAAAAGGTGAATATCCCTGGAGATGCTGAAACATATCCTTTGCAGAAGAAAACGTTAAATGTTCTTTATACCCGGCGCGTTTTAATATATGTTGAATAACAAATAAGTTGGCTTGATTATCGTCCACAACTAGGATTCCCATAGACTTTTTCCCTTCCCGTGTTTTACGATTTAATTCTTTCTATAAATATCCTTAACATATACCCTATTATGGGAGAGTGAAAACCACTAATTTGAACATTTTTGGCTTTATTTAATCCAAAAAATAAATACTAATTGTAAGCGTTTTCTTTTATTTTCTTAAAATAATATTATTTAACGGTGTGTTCATAGAAAACAAGTAATAATATTATATCTGAATATTTTTCTGTATTTTTATGATGAACACTTGTATTTATATGGTGGAATTTTCTCTTGATTTCTGTGAGGATAAGAGTAAAATAAAGATTAAATTTTCAGAGATTGGGAGATGTCAGGATGAAAGTGGTGAAGTTCGGAGGATCTTCTTTAGCATCCGGAAAGCAAATCGAGAAGGTATTCAATATTGTAAATGCTGATCCAGAGCGAAAGATCATTGTTGTCTCGGCTCCTGGAAAGCGATTCTCAGAGGATGACAAGGTTACTGATTTATTAATCGCATGTGCAGAGAAACGGATTCAGGGGGAAGAAGCAGATGATTTGGCTGAAGCTGTATTGGATCGGTATGGCCAAATCGCTGATGAATTAGAGCTTGGTCCGGAAATTAAAGATATCATCAGGGATGATCTTTTTACGAGGCTTTCCAGTGATACGCATAATCCTGAAGTTTTCATGGATTTGATCAAAGCGAGCGGTGAAGATAACAACGCTAAGCTTGTAGCAGCCTATTTTCAGCAGCAGGGAATAGAAGCAAGATATGTGAGCCCGAAGGAAGCGGGATTGCTTGTCAGTCCGGAGCCCGGCAACGCTCAGGTGCTTCCTGAAGCATATGACAAGCTGCTTGCATTAAGGGAGCAGGACGGGATCATCATCTTTCCGGGTTTCTTTGGATATAGCAGGGATGGCCAGGTCTTCACATTTTCAAGAAGCGGATCGGATGTGACAGGCTCCATCTTGGCCGGTGCAGCCAAGGCGGATTTATATGAAAACTTTACAGATGTGGATGCGGTCTATTCGGTAAATCCCTTTATTGTAGAAAGCCCTAAAGAAATCAAAGAGCTGACATACCGGGAAATGCGGGAGCTTTCTTATGCAGGCTTTACTGTCCTGCATGATGAAGCGCTTGTACCGGCATTTCGGGCCGGAATTCCTGTGCAAATAAAAAATACGAATAATCCGTCTGCTCCCGGCACCAGGATTGTGAACGAGCGGGATAACACGAACGGACCTGTGATCGGGATTGCCAGTGATCAGGGATTCTGCAGCATCTATGTCGGCAAATACTTAATGAACAGGGAAGTCGGCTTTGGGAGGAGGCTGCTGACCATTTTGGAAGAGAATGGCCTCAGCTATGAGCATACACCCTCAGGAATTGATGACATTTCCATTATCCTGCGGGAAGACCAATTTACTGATGGGATGGAGGAAGAAATTCTGAACCGCATACAGCATGAACTTCATGCAGATGAAGTGAAAATCCAGCACAGCCTTTCACTTATTATGGTGGTTGGAGAAGGGATGCGCCAGAACATCGGAACAATGGCCCGTGCCTCCAAAGCCCTCGCTAAAGCGAAAGTCAATATGGAAATGATCAATCAGGGCTCATCTGAAGTGAGCATGATGTTTGGCGTACAGGCAGCGGATGAGGTACGTGCGGTACAGGCGCTTTATAATGAGTTTTTTGCTGCGGTGGCAGTAGTGTGATCATTTATGCGAAGGTAAATATGTTTATACGAAAAGAGCCAAAGTAAATAGGCTTTATATGCAATCAATCAAACGTTTGATTGAAAAAGCTTGGGGCATTAGCCTCGGGCTTTATTTTTTTTGTATGAAAAATCTTAGGATAATCAAAATAAGAAGGAAACTTTTTCAATTAGGAAGGAGAAAAGGATATGAAGAAATTACTGATCATAGGAATAATGCTGCTCATGCCGCTGAATATGCTGGCAGCTCCGGGCAGTGCAGCTGCACAAAAACCGTGTCTTACTCAATCAGAGGTTAAGTTTGAAAACGAATTCCGAAGACTATGGATCGACCATGTATTATGGACAAGCAACTATATTACAAGTGCCACAACTGCAGGGGCGGAGGATCAGAAGCAGGTATTGGCGCGCCTGCTTAAAAATCAGGAGGACATAGGGAATTCCATTAAGCCATATTACGGAGAAGCTGCAGGAGCTAAGCTGACAGAACTGCTTAAAGAGCATATTGTCATTGCGGGTGATATTGTGGAGGCAGCAAAGAGCGGACAGGGTGCAAAGGTGAACCAGCTGAACAAAAAATGGTATCGCAATGCCGATGATATCGCTGCTTTTCTAAGCGGAGCCAATCCAAATCTGAAAAATGAAGATGTGAAAAAACTGCTTTATAAGCATTTGGAATTAGTAACAAATGATCTGACAGCAAGCCTTGTTAAGGATTGGGAAGCAAGAATTGTTTCGATTGATGAGGGAGTGTCGCATATTATTATGATGGCAGATGCCATTTCTGATGCGGTTGTGAAGCAATTCCCGAACAAATTTAAAGGGTGACTGCAAGAGGCTTCAGCTTTGCTGGGGCTTCTCTTTTTTTTCCTTTGACAAAGCAGCATGTCTCATTATAAGCTATTTAGCGTGCCGAAAAAAATAATGTAAATTTTTCACATATAGAAGGAGGGGTATCCGTTTGTCAGGAGATCAAAAGAAAAAGATGATCATTTTGATGATCAATATGTTTATTGCAATCGGAAGCTTTGGTATTATCATTCCGATTTTGCCGGCTTATTTGGAATCCATTAATCAGGGAGGAACGGCAGCAGGCCTGATGATTGCCATTTTTGCGGGTGCCCAGCTGATTTTTTCTCCTATCGCGGGAAAATGGGCTGACCAGTACGGCCGCAGAAAGATGATTATTTACGGGTTAGCTGGTTTGACATTATCCATGCTTGTCTTTTATGCAGTAGATTCCATTTGGCTGCTTTACTTTTCACGTGTCATTGGAGGCATTGGAGCTGCCTTGCTGATTCCAGCTATTTTTGCTTACATTGCTGATATTACTACAATGGAGCAGCGTGCAAAAGGGAATGGTCTTGTCTCAGCTGCAATGTCACTTGGAATTGTGGTTGGACCTGGGATAGGCGGGTTTTTGGCAGACTTCGGCTTAAAAATGCCATTTCTGATTTCAGCGCTTGTATCTCTAGTGGCTGTTCTATTCTCCATTGTGCTCCTCGAAGAAAGCAGCACATTGCAGACAGTGCCGGGAGATATGCCTGAAGAGGAACCGATGGTCAAGAAACTGGCCATGTCCGTTAAGAAGCCTTATTTTATTCCGCTTATCATTACATTGGTGATGAGCTTTGGACTAATGGCGTATGAGTCAGTTCTTGGGCTCTACCTTGATAATGAATTTGCTGCTACTCCGCAGGAAATTGCCATTATGGTGACTTCGACAGGAGTCATTAGTGTTATTGTTCAATTATTTGTAGTCGATCGTGTGGTTAATAAATTCGGTGAAGGAAAGGTATTGAATATCTTTTTGGCTGTTGCAGCATCAGGGTTCCTAGTTTCACTGTTTGCAGGCAGCTATGCACTTTTCTTCGTTATTTCGCTGATCATTTTCCTTGCAACTTCCATTCTTCGCCCGGTTTTAACAACGTTAATCTCTAAAATGGCCGGTAATGAACAGGGATTTGCGATGGGAATGAACAATGCTTATATGAGCATTGGAAACGTTCTGGGGCCAACGATTGCCGGCGTACTTTACGATGTGCGGATAACCTATCCGTTTGTTCTTGGTTTGGCCCTATTGATCGTTACATTGTTTATCACGATTGCCTGGCAGAAAAAGGAGCCAAAACCAAAGGCAGCTGTGTAGAAAAAGGCTTGGAGACGTTGTCTTCAAGCTTTTTTACTTTTCTTTTTCACATAAAAAATCAGCTTTAAAGCCAGGCTGAAATTGTGGCAATTTTGTGAAAGAAACCTAGTTCGATTGACATAAGTTAAAAAATACATTATTCTGAAAATAACAAAAATATTGAGCGAATGACGGCTGCGGGAGAGAGCATACAGTAGCCACCGAAGGAGCAAGCTTCAAAAATACCCTTGAAGCCAATCTCTCAGGTAGACAGAACCTCAGTCGGACGCATCTCTGGAGAGCGCGCATGGACTTTGCGACACCAAAGGGGTCAAACTCTCAGGTAAAAGGACAGAGAAGGGGGATAAAGAAGCCGCCTTTTTTCTGTCCTTTTTATATGGATGGCAAGGCAGTTGGAGGAATCTATATGAATACAAATATTAACGCAAACCGGGCGACATTGCTGATATCCTGTCCAGAGAGACCGGGCATCATCTCCACAGTCTCTAACTTTCTGCTGGAGCATAACGCGAACATTGTGCATTTTGACCAGCACACAACCGATCCGCTGGCAGGCATCTTCTTCATGCGGATTGAATTCGATATGAATCATTTTGATGAGTCCTTTTTAAAACTGAAAGAGGATCTGCCTGAGATGGCCAAGGAATACTCTATGGAGTGGAAGCTGAGCGGCAAAGGCGAGCGCAAGCGGATGGCTATATTTGTTTCTAAAATGGATCACTGTCTGCTCGAGCTGCTGTGGCGCTGGAAATCGAAGGAGCTTGAAGTGGAAATTCCCCTTGTGATCAGCAATCATCCTGACATGAGGGAAGTGGTGGAGGGGTTTGGAATACCATATCATCATATTCCGATTACGCCCGACACTAAATCGGAAGCTGAGCAAAAGGCAGTAGAGCTGCTGGATGGAAAAGCGGATTTCATTGTGCTTGCGAGATATATGCAGATTCTTTCACCGAGCTTTATTTCCAAATATCCAAATAGGATTATCAATATCCATCATAGTTTTCTGCCGGCCTTCGTGGGAGCCAATCCTTATGCACGGGCGTTTAACCGCGGGGTCAAGCTGATTGGGGCAACTGCCCATTATGTAACAAATGATTTGGATGAAGGGCCGATCATTGAGCAGGATGTCCAGCGGGTTAACCACCGGCACACTGCACAGGATCTCAAAATTGCCGGCAGGCATGTGGAGAGGCAGGTCCTCGCACAGGCAGTGGCATGGCATGTGCAAGACAAAGTAATAGTGCATGGTAATAAGACGATTGTTTTTTAAGAGGACTTTCAATTTTCACAAGATTTGTTGCTTAATAAATATTATTTACTGAGTTAATTGGAGCGGAAGGTGCGAGACCACGCCCGCCCCGCGGAAAGCGAGCAGCCTGGAGCAGAAATGAACGGACAACATTGAAAGGCAAAAAACAACAATTATACGAAAAGAGCTTCAATAAAGATCTTGAATCAAGAAGTTACCAACATCATGAAAGAAGGTGAGCAGAAATGAAAAAGAAAAAATTATCAATGCTTGAAATGATTAAAGTTAATAGAGAAGAACTTTTAAAAGATCGCCGTGAGCTTGAGAAGATTGAAAAAAAAATAGACGATAAATATGTAAAAGCACAGTAAGAAAGGAAACCCGGCCTGGGAATAAAACAGGCCGGGTTTTTTATGAAATAAAAACGCCCAGGGAGGGAATCCCTGGGCGCCAACTTCTTATTTTTGTCTAAAGAAATCTGTGAAAGCATGATACATTTCCATACCCTGATAAAAGAACAGGCTGGAAGCTGTTAATGAAAATAACCCAATCATTAAAAATCTAATCCACATTATGTCTTCCTCCTTTAATTGTTTGGTTGGACAATTAAGGAGCTTGAATGACATAATTCGCCTCGTAGAAAATTGGAGTATAAAATATCTTTTTCCTGCGGGCGATGTGCAGGGCACTATATACAAAAAGGATAACTGCCAGAGTTGTAAAGGATAAAGAGATGATATCCAACGTGAAGATATGCTTTTTGGGATCATCTTTTAATAGGAAGCTCTCGGTAAAGTCCGAAACTGTTACCGCTTTGCTTTGGTCCATCGGAATGTCATTATAATGGACACCAGGATATTGGGTAATGAGAAAGGATAAAAACACAGACAGCAGTAAAAGTGGCA
It encodes the following:
- a CDS encoding dynamin family protein, producing MTLEKKLISKTFYKTFMESNENVHPIRVLGELYVAEQQNEVPDLTNIRFAQGEVYFLNKDYEAAIFKWESIPNELGPWAQKNMADAYFELDLLSNAEDFYKSIETDSEVLKTEVLLQLFSLYIQRGKLELAVESIKEAVRLNPDYPDVTDLARGFFEEHSDWGNAVELAVNEAIRTESLSWFEVLHSYVEQGRTAKMEPNYFSEALSVLYRADQAHFEGLSAALWDSYKKSDLYFSWLKEYNHLLLNMEPGRSHTWSVLSELYKDTYLEMISGKHLIRDLSHLIPNHITNWVKIAAPSHYLVSASAVLAWSEIFPSNIDSSAVSEAESLVNRSVRYQEGLEESFKLFENIMKWAKEKGVLMGERFEWMVRELLDLDSGHLLIAGAASNGKSSFVNTLLGEELMGDSTSASVLFKDSDEAEIHAITDEEVRSISDLEDFRQSAEKSQQTLIRCKMPFSFLQNNRLAVIDTPGLAGQSKFRNGVFQYLHFADSMLFVLNADSPLTDKELDLAVKMREQAPELPIHFLLSKMDRIPDSQDAIELLDETQSRVHTYFPKAKVFAFSAYYESESQLNDLAVFIKSMIDGQNRKEERTAKVLYYIKKSIKFLLEKRVEMENSLIDTIKWNEEMVTKLKGAKNQLMDMEEEKVRTIKRSYSKIKDEMRADLEKQIPELLRNCSEMVTEDSDFGKIHTELNDEMNNRVHQYIEDTVLPEFHVSIQDWIAESEGEFRSSQAYLDEISQGFNELYSEEKIALDCDFRVLDDWRRDADRMTRGSVQLEKANILNRFSPSQFLLKSAGKLLGAIQQNKTMLHNKYKQFIEHEDYSEIAEFITDKFMQQFELFEKSLERDIKMFFRNPFDVLNHTVEETYTNIAENKEALSDMRKNPEIYQDPLTLFDLKLRQFEWMTSAGDRVKEYR
- a CDS encoding ATP-binding protein; amino-acid sequence: MSFKRKQMMGLGLTVFFLFILMFVILSMVNGMKANMLEIVEDRYYKVNQATEIRQLFYQTDQQLLSVLTDKVSSDSAMTAELVKANHEGIQTRIFNLEQELNRQKSKLLLKEVEQAYESYAQMQNSFIGLMSNGDMDSLEALYRSERENRNALLNKLAEFKEYQESLMAESLNGANDTYSQLVSTLVAAVAIAIVLIVGVTVWVIKSTGRTISLITKGIKDIDYQDLSSISRLNVESNDEIGNIAKAFNSMADSLENYYVKEQRYSAEISEQNWIQSQSAALVSIYSQHVTIANLADDFISRLAPAAGADLGVIYVKDDNGSKPVFKKQAAYADGADDAGRDFFYEGEGLAGQTVRDKKTIFLEDVPEDYKVLSTGLGDVRPKSIMMAPVMLKDEVVAVLELASLRPFTEAQIKLLEKVIETLGIAITNISGRMEIERLLAESQAQTEELQAQAEELQSQSEELQAQSEEMQSQSEELRMINEQLEERSRDAEMKSEELQAAKEELEEKAKQLGLSSKYKSEFLANMSHELRTPLNSILLLSEMLAEDPDQILTEEQKEFSKVIHTSGQDLLALINDILDLSKVEVGKLEISFEEVNMGEMSQRLKQHFTQVARHKNLEFTVSSSEEVLSVFNTDEQRLQQIVKNLLSNAFKFTEEGSVAVTFEKASKGDFFGLPLSSYTNDWLKITVLDTGIGIPSEKQELIFEAFQQADGATMRKYGGTGLGLSISKEFAQLLGGICKVESEEGKGSRFTLVIPNLPNGMPEIEAGSLAFEEAAVTAEPVPEVSEAAETQAAEGDAEIEHQHTGTELKDKTVIVVDDDHRNIYALKNALKKEGMNVLTAENGMQCLDLIMGTEQIDIVLMDIMMPVMDGYETMKRLRGLDRHQDVPIIALTAKAMKGDREKCMDAGATDYISKPLKLDQLLSVMRVWLS
- a CDS encoding CheR family methyltransferase, whose product is MKELKKEELEIELLLKAIYSLSGYDFRQYMRSSIARRIQARLSRDRLPSITSLTEKVIHEEGYLQKVLSDFSINVTEMFRDPSFFKAFRNEVVPMLRELPEIRIWHAGCSTGEEAYSMSILMEEEGLGERTKIYATDINEKVLKKAESGIIPLQKMQLYTKNYIMAGGKKSFSEYYTTDCEAAYLNASLLDRMVFAQHNLVTDGSFNEFHVIMCRNVMIYFNTDLQSHVFNLFNESLSMGGFLGLGSKEALRMEYPVFEEINLQEKIFRKVSHVK
- a CDS encoding PP2C family protein-serine/threonine phosphatase, encoding MGILVVDDNQANLFVIQHILKRAGYKEHLTFSSAKDMFQHLQGYSPFSADIKADVILMDIMMPEMDGIEACRRLQQIPHLKDIPVIFVTALEDSNKVAEALDAGGTDYVMKPINKTELLARIRAALRLKYEKDWHKEQENKIRNELDLSMQVQTSMLSEPIYHEHTLLKASYLPANKLAGDMYYWHQIDEHRYAAIQLDMMGHGISASLVCMFISSVLRDAIRTCSDPEYVMNELNRWMNSLNQRNQRIPYYFTAIYLVLNKKDKTIEYVNAGHPAGYALVDKDEMFSLSSNMCAVGFFEDITIQKETIPYTESIQLLLFTDGVEEAVEQNNLNPCEYLQRFASFHWNAARTAEPIDMILTKQQQASADDDMCIVLIQAD